Genomic window (Phragmites australis chromosome 5, lpPhrAust1.1, whole genome shotgun sequence):
GGCAGTGACGACTCCCCTCGCCTCGCCGCCGGACGCGACGGCCACAACAAAATCGGGCGCATTCCCCACTACACATCCCGGAAATATCCCCAAaccctcgccctcctcctccgccgccggccgccagATCTCCGGCCATGGACGACGACGCcgcggcctcggcctcggcctcggcctcgccCTCCCCGTCGCGCTCCCTCTCCCCGCTCCCGGTCGCCGATCCTGTTACCGTCGCCGCCGCTCCACCCGGCCACGTCGCCGTCGCCATACCCCTCCGCAAGCCCTCGCcctccagcggcggcggcggcggtggccgggaGGATGCGTGGAGCGACGGCGCCACCTCCGCGCTGATCGACGCCTGGGGGGAGCGCTTCGTGGCCCTCGGCCGCGGCAGCCTCCGCCACCCGCAGTGGCAAGAGGTCGCCGAGGTCGTCTCCTCCCGCGACGGCTACTCCAAGGTGCCCAAATCCGACGTCCAGTGCAAGAACCGCATCGACACCCTCAAGAAGAAGTACAAGATCGAGAAGGCCAGGCACGACACCTCGTGGCCCTTCTTCTACCGCCTCGACGACCTCCTCGGCCCCGTCCACAAGCCCGGGGCGCCCAATTCttcctctgctgctgctgctgctgctgcggcggcggcggccgcccggAGTGCCGCGCCTATGATGCCGCCGCGCGTCAACTTCCCGCAGCGGACCCGCACGCCCCTCCAGCCCTCGGCGGGGGCCAAGCGGAGGATGCCGTCGCCACCGCCCCAGGCGTCGGCGTCATCCGAGTCGTCCGACGGTTTCCCGCCGGAGCCACcgatggcggcggtggcaaACGGAAAGAGGCAGCGCGTCGTCGAAGAGGAGCCCGGGGCGAACGGCGGCGAGAGCAGCAACCGCGTGCAGGGGCTGCGCGAGCTGGCTCAGGCGATCCGGCGACTAGGCGAGGTGTATGAGCGCGTCGAGAGCGCTAAGAGGGACCAGGAGCTCCGGATGGAGAGGGAGCGCCTTGACGCTGCACGCCAGCTCGAGGACCAGCGGGTGCAGTTCTTCCTCAAGATGCAGATGGAACTCTCAAAGGCCAACGGTGCCGCTCCCTCGGCTGCACCCATGGCCGTTGCCACCTCAGCTGACGGCAATGGCACTAGGAGAGCAGCCATGGCCAACGATGTCGCGACCAGCAGCAATCACCGCGTCCGGTACCGCATCAAGGGCAGCAGGCACCGCCACGCCCCGCGGCAGCCACATTACCAGAACAACTCTGCTGCGGCCGCCCCTGCCTCCGGGAACGGCAGCGACTCGGACAAGGAAGACGAGGAGGAtgtggaggatgaagaggaatAGAGCCAGTAATGGCTCTAGCTCTACTCCGATCCTCTGTAGCAATGGCGATTCAAGAATTTGTGTCGGTTAATTGGTATTTGCTCTAGTAGAATTGCTCCCAGTTAGGTTTTCTTGGAGCTAAGAAATGACTAGTGAGTACTAGGTGGTAGCGGTGGTGTTAGCAACAATCAAGGAGTAGCTGAGTTGTGGTAAGTGCCTGTGAGTGTAACTTGTACCTGCCTGTTTGTGCTGATGATTGTCATCTGTTGTCAAGAAAATTGTCATGGAGAATGAATGTCTCATCAAATGTAACATGTTTATTTATATGACAACGTTAGCTATGTCTGTGTTTGTTCTTGGGATCAGGATCCTGACACACCAAATATTAGAGTCACTGTTTGTTTAACATAGCTTCCAATCATGATTacatcatatatgtatatatgtgtgtgttcaAACTCTGCACAAAACTTCATCAGCTCATCATTTGTTGATACATTTATGTTGAAAAAGGTCACATAATCAGTACACATTTTCAGAAGCagaatgtttgttttttttattttttgcagaaGTACACTTGCATTCAAATATCAGGCAAACATTTGATAACCTGTACCGCAACTGCAACTATACAGCAAGAAAAGTTTTGGCTCGGTGCATCAGATCATCAGCTCAAAATTACTGCACATTCCAGACATTCACATGTACGAAAAAAGGCCTAGTTTCAAAAACCCAGATTTGCTTTTCCTGGCAGAAAATTGAGCACCCTTTAGACCTTTACAGACTAGTGGATATGCACAATCCATCCTAACATGTTCCGAAACCGTTGGATGAGTCGCAGTTACGTTTTGACGGCAGTGAATAGAAATGAAATGAATTTGAAAAGTTGCAGCAACTTCATTCCGTTAagtcatcaaagaaacaaaagggCCACTCTAGTTGACTAAGACATAACTCAAACGCTAAGCACAAAGCGACATTCCATACTACACCTAATAATACATTACTCGAACGTTAAGCAGCTGAAGCTTTTCCTCAAACGCTAAACAGCTGAAGCTTCCTCGTcgctcgcgccgccgccgccgccgccggtgaagGTAATGGGGCTGTTGGAGCCAGCCGACGTGCCCGCGACGGCGCCTGCCGAGGAAGGGCCGCTGCTGGAACCCGCCGCCGACCTTTTTCTAGCTCTGAACCATTCGTTGTCATCGTGTGACGGAGGTCGTCATGTGTTACTGAGCCGGTGATGTGTTAGCTTCTCTGGGGGAAGTACTGGCCTGATAAAATAGTTGTGCACACAGCATGTAACCGGTGCTACTATGTATACTTAGTCCATCAACCCGTAGAAAACAAATGAATAATCAAAGTTCATGAAAATTTTAGTTGGATGTTCTGCTTAAGTTGATAGCATTATTTTAGATGGATGGTATCCAAACTGTGTCGATAATTGGTAACACATATGCACATTTTATTCTTAAAATTGGTAACATACTTTCTCTGATAATATATGGTGCCTTTACGCCCTCCTATCTTTCCTGCTATAATATGGACACCACCTATGCAAATGAGGATCGAGATTTTACTAAAATTTCTGTTCCTAAGATTTGCAATATCCACAAAAAGACAAAAAGTCTGCCAATAGATATGTTGTAACCCATTATAGACGCGTCGTTGTCGGGGTCGAGCAGGGGGGTATGCCCCCATGTTATGTTTGTACACAACCCCATGGAATAACCATAGAGAAAAATgagcaaaataaaaaaagagagccaGTAATTGGCAGTATAAGATGAAATATGTGCCATTAGCACCAAACTAGTTGTATTCACCATGCGTTATACCATATCCCCAAATTCGGAATAGCGAAAATCCCACCGTCATTGGTGGCATCCAAGCAAAGAAAGGCTTAGAAGTTATCAATGATGTATCTTGATGTTTATTAAATACCATACCTTGAGTGTTGATCTCACCCTTTTTTATATGGGATAAATGcaaacaccccccccccccaaaagtcacttggatttttacttttccccccaaaagttgttttgttgcaaaaaaaaccccccaaaggtttgattttgttgcaaaaacacccctaaaaattcaaaaaaaatttaaaaaaatcacaaaaaattctaaaaaaactagagacaattataagaccttttgtgaaatttgttttaaaaagtaatatcctttgcatcatatttcatggagagtaagtttgaaaaaaaagaaaaatgtgcaactcatttattaattcgagttaaatgcatagttaattatttactaatccaaaaatcatgaaacaaaattttttagtcttcttacatgatcctctatcttgtaaaaatacatgaaatcttgaaatagttattgtaacgtgcaggattgagtaaatatgttgcagatagattaattcataactaatccataacacccccaaaattagtgaaaccacttttattagtttacttaaacaattatttgtgtagggaaaataatggtagacatgaaaaagttaaaataacatgatactaaatgagctgcacatttttcttttttttccaaacttcctctccatgaaatatgatgcaaag
Coding sequences:
- the LOC133919118 gene encoding trihelix transcription factor ENAP1-like, which translates into the protein MDDDAAASASASASPSPSRSLSPLPVADPVTVAAAPPGHVAVAIPLRKPSPSSGGGGGGREDAWSDGATSALIDAWGERFVALGRGSLRHPQWQEVAEVVSSRDGYSKVPKSDVQCKNRIDTLKKKYKIEKARHDTSWPFFYRLDDLLGPVHKPGAPNSSSAAAAAAAAAAAARSAAPMMPPRVNFPQRTRTPLQPSAGAKRRMPSPPPQASASSESSDGFPPEPPMAAVANGKRQRVVEEEPGANGGESSNRVQGLRELAQAIRRLGEVYERVESAKRDQELRMERERLDAARQLEDQRVQFFLKMQMELSKANGAAPSAAPMAVATSADGNGTRRAAMANDVATSSNHRVRYRIKGSRHRHAPRQPHYQNNSAAAAPASGNGSDSDKEDEEDVEDEEE